One part of the Coffea eugenioides isolate CCC68of chromosome 10, Ceug_1.0, whole genome shotgun sequence genome encodes these proteins:
- the LOC113749015 gene encoding THO complex subunit 5B, with the protein MDTAMGEAEAGEILPERTIDMSAAYELLHKSKASVEEIVAQMLSFKKDSQPKSQLRELVTRIFLNFVALRQANRSILIEEDRFKAETERAKAPVDFTTLQLHNLMYEKNHYVKAIKACKDFKSKYPDIELVPEEEFFRDAPEDIKSSVISNDTAHNLMLKRLNFELVQRKELCKLRERLEQQKKALQETISNRKKFLSSLPSHLKSLKKASLPVQHQLGILHTKKLKQQQSAELLPPPLYVVYSQLVAQKDAFGENIDLEIVGSLKDAQAFARQKATKDSGISTNLETSRLDDDVPDEEDDGQRRRKRPRKVVSKDNLDQAGLYHSHPLKLLLHVHDDDASDSNSPKLISLKFEYLMKLNIVCVGIEGSQEGPENSILCNLFPDDSGLELPHQSAKLRLGDSFKLDPNRTSRPYKWAQHLAGIDFLPELSPLLTSHEASNEETAKHAAVLSGLSLYRQQNRVQTVVQRLRARKKAQLALAEQLDSLVKSKWPALTCGSVPWASHSPQCSLHDWSLIGSSPNHTPSLPVSDVEQVQGPDAEIGGKSGVSNRVVENLQEDGELPSLMSITAVINDVKLTPSKGSDLDLPRRLPLISKSILSPANKGKSPSFKRHDEDIDLILDSESELDEPAVVEPETDNAPVSRAIDMVESSWADCGIQVYRLTLLRTLNNGQKNFKLEAKIKIGMEYPLRPPLFALKLYCKLHEANYCEVDLSEWFNELRAMETEVNVHIIKSIPLDQENLVLAHQVHCLAMLFDFYMEDGDSSVKKRESTSVIDVGLCKPVSGALVARSFRGRDRRKMISWKDNICTPGYPY; encoded by the exons ATGGACACTGCAATGGGGGAAGCTGAAGCAGGTGAAATACTCCCGGAGAGGACAATAGACATGTCGGCGGCCTACGAACTGCTGCACAAAAGCAAAGCTTCTGTTGAAGAGATCGTCGCCCAGATGCTCTCCTTCAAGAAAGATTCTCAACCCAAATCTCAACTCCGCGAGCTTGTCACTCGGATTTTCCTCAACTTTGTTGCTCTCCGCCAG GCAAATAGGTCCATCTTGATTGAAGAAGATCGTTTTAAAGCAGAAACAGAACGAGCTAAAGCACCCGTAGACTTCACGACCCTGCAGCTCCATAATTTGATGTATGAGAAAAATCACTATGTTAAAGCAATAAAGGCATGCAAAGACTTCAAGTCCAAGTATCCTGATATTGAACTTGTGCCGGAGGAAGAGTTCTTTAGAGATGCACCCGAGGATATAAAATCCTCTGTCATATCTAATGATACTGCTCACAATTTGATGCTCAAGAGGCTCAACTTTGAGCTGGTTCAG CGGAAAGAACTCTGTAAACTTCGTGAAAGATTGGAACAACAAAAGAAAGCCCTCCAGGAGACCATTTCCAACAGGAAGAAATTCTTATCCAGTCTCCCCTCTCACCTCAAATCCCTGAAGAAGGCATCCTTGCCTGTCCAACACCAACTAGGTATTCTGCATACCAAGAAACTGAAGCAGCAGCAGTCAGCTGAGTTACTTCCACCTCCTCTGTATGTGGTTTACTCGCAGTTAGTTGCACAAAAGGATGCTTTTGGAGAGAATATTGATCTTGAGATTGTAGGAAGTTTGAAGGATGCTCAAGCATTTGCTCGTCAGAAAGCAACTAAAGACTCTG GCATTTCTACCAACTTGGAGACCTCTAGGTTGGATGATGATGTACCTGATGAGGAAGATGATGGACAGAGAAGGAGAAAGCGACCAAGAAAGGTGGTGAGCAAGGACAATCTTGACCAAGCAGGACTATATCATAGTCATCCACTTAAACTTCTCCTTCATGTACATGATGATGATGCTTCAGACTCGAACTCTCCCAAACTTATCTCTTTGAAGTTTgaatatttaatgaaattgaACATCGTGTGTGTTGGAATAGAAGGTTCACAAGAAGGACCAGAGAATAGCATCTTATGCAACTTATTTCCTGATGACTCTGGCCTTGAGCTTCCTCACCAG TCGGCCAAACTTCGCTTGGGTGATTCTTTTAAGCTCGATCCAAATAGAACTTCACGCCCTTATAAATGGGCACAGCACTTGGCGGGCATTGATTTCCTTCCAGAGTTGTCACCACTTCTTACGAGTCATGAAGCTTCAAATGAGGAGACAGCTAAACATGCTGCTGTTCTATCTGGCCTGTCACTATATCGTCAGCAAAATCGGGTGCAGACAGTTGTGCAAAGGCTTCGCGCTCGGAAAAAGGCTCAGCTGGCTCTTGC GGAGCAGCTTGACTCGTTGGTGAAATCTAAGTGGCCAGCTCTAACATGTGGAAGTGTTCCATGGGCTTCACATTCCCCCCAGTGCAGTTTGCATGACTGGTCACTCATTGGCTCTTCACCTAATCATACACCATCATTGCCCGTCTCTGATGTGGAACAAGTTCAGGGTCCTGATGCCGAGATAGGTGGAAAATCTGGTGTTTCAAACAGAGTAGTAGAGAACTTACAGGAAGATGGGGAACTTCCATCATTAATGTCAATTACTGCTGTAATTAATGATGTTAAGCTTACCCCTTCTAAAGGTTCTGATCTCGATCTTCCCAGAAGACTGCCTTTGATTTCAAAAAGTATTCTATCTCCAGCTAACAAGGGGAAATCACCAAGTTTTAAGAGACATGATGAGGATATAGATCTAATTTTGGACTCCGAATCTGAGCTGGATGAGCCTGCTGTAGTTGAGCCAGAAACTGACAATGCACCTGTTAGCAGGGCAATTGATATGGTTGAAAGCTCATGGGCTGATTGTGGCATTCAGGTGTATCGTCTTACTTTGCTAAGAACGCTCAATAATGGTCAAAAGAACTTCAAGTTAGAAGCCAAG ATTAAGATTGGCATGGAGTATCCACTTAGGCCTCCACTTTTTGCGCTGAAACTTTACTGTAAATTACATGAAGCAAACTATTGTGAGGTAGATCTTTCAGAGTGGTTTAATGAACTTCGTGCTATGGAGACAGAG GTCAATGTTCACATAATCAAGTCAATACCATTAgatcaagaaaacttagtcttAGCTCATCAGGTGCATTGTCTTGCAATGCTGTTTGACTTTTATATGGAAGATGGAGATTCGTCAGTTAAGAAGAGAGAGAGCACTTCTGTAATTGATGTTGGCTTGTGCAAGCCTGTGAGTGGTGCACTGGTTGCCCGATCCTTTCGGGGTAGGGATAGGAGGAAAATGATTTCGTGGAAGGATAATATTTGTACACCGGGCTATCCTTACTAG
- the LOC113748896 gene encoding bZIP transcription factor 46-like: MGSHFNFKNFGNEQMEGSGGGRPPGNFPLARQPSVYSLTFDEFQTTMGGVGKDFGSMNMDELLKNIWSAEEFQTMGPASQDVGASGGHLQRQGSLTLPRTLSQKTVDQVWRDISKEFTVGAKDTTGVGITTIPQRQQTLGEMTLEDFLLRAGVVREDAQLAGKPNITGLLGDLSRTANNQAFGFGYQQPERNTGLVSGRVLESSNQMAMESANLPLNVNGVRFTQQQLGATQTQQTQQLPQQQHQPLFPKLPGLPYATPIAIPNSAQLGSPGVRGGIVGLSDPATSASLVQNGALQGAGVGMVNLGAGAVTIAAGSPAVSSDGLAKSNGDTSSVSPVPYVFNSGLRGRKCSALEKVVERRQRRMIKNRESAARSRARKQAYTMELEAEVAKLKEDNQELQKKQAEIMEMQKNQVMEEMNQQRGGKRRCLRRTQTGPW, encoded by the exons ATGGGGAGTCATTTCAATTTCAAGAACTTTGGGAATGAGCAAATGGAGGGTAGTGGGGGAGGAAGGCCGCCAGGGAACTTTCCCTTGGCACGGCAGCCGTCCGTATATTCGTTGACTTTTGATGAGTTTCAGACCACTATGGGTGGGGTTGGGAAAGATTTTGGCTCAATGAACATGGATGAGTTGTTAAAGAATATTTGGAGTGCAGAGGAGTTCCAGACTATGGGTCCTGCTAGTCAGGATGTGGGTGCTTCTGGTGGGCATTTGCAGAGGCAGGGCTCATTAACATTGCCAAGGACATTGAGTCAGAAAACTGTGGATCAGGTGTGGAGGGACATATCGAAAGAGTTCACTGTTGGTGCGAAGGATACTACTGGTGTGGGTATTACAACTATACCTCAGAGGCAACAGACTTTAGGGGAGATGACACTGGAGGATTTCTTACTTAGAGCTGGTGTTGTAAGGGAGGATGCTCAATTGGCAGGGAAGCCTAATATTACTGGACTACTTGGAGATTTGTCACGAACTGCAAATAATCAGGCTTTTGGGTTTGGATACCAGCAGCCGGAGAGGAACACTGGGTTGGTTAGTGGAAGGGTGCTGGAGAGTAGTAATCAAATGGCTATGGAATCTGCTAATTTGCCGTTGAATGTAAATGGAGTCAGATTTACACAGCAACAGTTAGGGGCAACACAAACACAGCAGACTCAACAACTGCCACAACAACAGCACCAGCCTCTATTTCCCAAGCTACCCGGTTTGCCTTATGCCACTCCCATTGCTATACCAAATAGCGCTCAGTTAGGTAGTCCTGGAGTTAGGGGTGGGATTGTTGGACTTTCTGATCCGGCAACGAGTGCTAGTTTGGTTCAAAATGGTGCGCTACAGGGTGCAGGTGTGGGGATGGTTAATTTAGGTGCTGGGGCTGTCACTATTGCTGCTGGCTCTCCAGCAGTTTCGTCAGATGGGCTTGCGAAGAGCAATGGAGATACTTCTTCTGTCTCTCCAGTCCCTTATGTGTTCAATAGTGGATTACGGGGTAGGAAATGCAGTGCTTTGGAGAAGGTTGTTGAGAGGAGGCAGAGGAGAATGATAAAGAACAGGGAGTCAGCAGCAAGATCACGAGCCCGTAAGCAG GCCTATACCATGGAATTGGAAGCTGAAGTTGCAAAACTGAAAGAAGATAACCAAGAATTGCAGAAGAAACAG GCTGAAATAATGGAAATGCAAAAGAATCAG GTCATGGAGGAGATGAACCAACAGCGTGGAGGCAAAAGGCGTTGTCTGAGACGGACACAGACTGGTCCATGGTGA
- the LOC113748790 gene encoding squalene epoxidase 3-like yields MASSIDVLITKLNNYIGFMGFMGIGIAFLLCFAVLLLDYLSFAAKKKIKDETRLKEEIEPRINNSVTDEGPISQGRAAGDPEIIIVGAGVAGAALACSLGKDGRRVLVIERDLSEPDRIVGELLQPGGYLKLVELGLEDCVEGIDAQRVYGYGLFKDDKRTKVSYPLENYRSDVSGRSFHNGRFIQRMRVKAAKTPNVRLEQGTVTSLIEENGTVKGVNYKTKVGKQITADAPLTIVCDGCCSNLRRSLCNPKVDIPSSFVALVLKNCQLPYPNHGHVILANPSPILMYPISSFETRCLVDIPGGQKVPSIPCGEMAQYLKTVVLPQLPPEVHSAFISAIEEGDIKVATNRSMPATPCSTPGAILLGDAFNMRHPLTGGGMTVALSDIVVLRKLLKPLDDLNDAAGLNEYLEVFYSLRKPVASTINTLAGALYKVFTASDDQARAELRQACFDYLSLGGVFSNGPVALLSGLNPKPLTLVMHFFAVAIYGVGRLLLPFPSLKRAFIGGKLIMDATGIIFPIVKAEGIKQMVFPVSIDSIL; encoded by the exons ATGGCCTCGTCCATCGATGTTTTGATTACTAAGCTGAACAATTACATTGGTTTCATGGGTTTTATGGGAATAGGCATTGCCTTCCTGTTGTGTTTTGCTGTGCTTTTATTGGACTACCTGAGTTTTGCTGCAAAAAAGAAGATTAAGGATGAAACCCGGCTGAAGGAGGAAATTGAACCACGCATCAACAACTCTGTCACCGACGAGGGTCCTATTTCCCAAGGCAGGGCAGCTGGAGATCCCGAAATCATTATAGTTGGAGCTGGTGTAGCTGGTGCTGCTCTTGCTTGCTCTCTTGGGAAG GATGGCCGTCGTGTACTTGTAATCGAGAGGGATTTGTCTGAGCCCGACAGAATTGTGGGTGAATTGCTTCAGCCAGGCGGCTATCTTAAGCTAGTTGAGCTTGGTCTTGAGG ATTGTGTAGAAGGCATCGATGCTCAACGAGTTTACGGTTATGGGCTCTTCAAAGATGATAAAAGGACCAAAGTTTCGTACCCCTTGGAAAACTACCGTTCTGATGTTTCAGGAAGAAGTTTTCACAACGGCCGCTTCATTCAGAGGATGAGAGTAAAGGCAGCCAAAACGCCCAA TGTAAGGCTGGAACAAGGGACGGTGACATCTTTGATTGAAGAGAACGGAACTGTCAAAGGTGTGAATTATAAGACTAAGGTGGGGAAACAAATTACAGCTGATGCTCCTCTTACCATTGTCTGTGATGGATGCTGTTCAAACCTGAGACGTTCTCTCTGCAACCCCAAG GTGGATAtcccttcttcttttgttgCCTTGGTCCTAAAGAACTGCCAGCTACCATACCCAAATCATGGACACGTCATCTTGGCAAACCCTTCACCCATTCTGATGTATCCCATCAGTAGCTTTGAGACTAGGTGCCTTGTGGATATTCCTGGTGGTCAGAAAGTCCCTTCCATTCCCTGTGGAGAAATGGCTCAATATTTGAAGACTGTGGTGCTTCCACAGCTCCCTCCCGAGGTCCATAGCGCATTCATATCAGCAATTGAGGAAGGAGACATCAAAGTAGCAACAAACAGAAGCATGCCAGCCACCCCTTGTTCCACCCCAGGTGCAATTTTGTTAGGGGATGCATTTAACATGAGGCATCCTTTAACAGGAGGAGGAATGACAGTGGCTTTGTCCGACATTGTTGTTCTTAGAAAGCTATTGAAGCCTCTGGACGATTTGAATGATGCTGCTGGACTGAACGAGTACCTTGAGGTCTTCTACAGCTTGCGCAAA CCAGTGGCTTCTACCATCAATACTTTGGCTGGTGCATTATATAAAGTATTCACTGCATCAGATGATCAAGCAAGAGCAGAGTTGCGCCAAGCATGCTTCGATTACTTGAGCCTTGGAGGGGTTTTCTCAAATGGACCAGTGGCTCTGCTATCCGGTCTCAACCCAAAGCCATTGACCCTGGTGATGCATTTCTTTGCTGTGGCTATCTATGGCGTTGGCCGCCTTTTACTTCCATTCCCTTCACTCAAACGTGCATTTATTGGAGGAAAACTGATTATG gATGCAACGGGTATTATTTTCCCAATTGTGAAGGCTGAAGGAATCAAACAGATGGTGTTCCCTGTTTCCATTGACAGCATATTGTAG